GGCTCACCAGGAGGGACCTGCAAGTGGGGCTCCTCCCCAGAGCCTTGGCAGCCGGTGCTGGCTGTATCCTTGCACACCgaggcagggctggaggcagTGCTGGAGCTAAGGCATGTGTCACTGATGCACTGGCCCCTAAGTCCTCGAAAACGCGGTGCACccactctgaggccagagtgccctCCTTTGACTTCCTCTTCCCTATCCCCCGTCCTCACTGCCTCAACACTAACAGAAAAGCTTCGGAGAGGGACAATCTCCACTTACATGACTAGAAAGCATTGAACTCTCCCAGCAGCTCTATGAGAAAAGCTCCTTTGAGATTAcctgtaggggccggcactgtggtacagcaggttaaagccccagcctgcagcgccagcatcccatatgggcaccggttcaagtcccaactgctccacttcctatccagctctctgctacggcctgggaaagcagtagaaaatggtgcaagtccttgggctcgtgcacctgcgtgggagacccagaagaagctcctggctcctggcttcggattggcacagctctggccattgcggccatctggggagtgaaccagcagatggaagacctctctctctgtctctacctctctgtaactctgtctctcaaataaataaaaaaaattacttgtaaatatttattttcatcagagagagagagagagagagagagagagagagagagagagagagaaacaccttccatcctctggttcattccccaaatgcctgcaacaaatggggctgggccagttgatgccaggagcccagaacctcatccactctcccatgtgcatggcaggggatTGGTCACGTGAGCCACCATGCACTGCCTCCAAaaatccattagcaggaagccagatccaaagcagagtaggcaggacttaaaccagcactcagatatggaagcCTAACGTGCTGTGTCACCTACCTTGGCCCCAAAAAGCACTTTTAACAATCCCATTTTATAACCGAGGGCACTGAGGGACAGAGAGGTTaaggaacttgcccaaggtcacacagctagtaagaggcagagacaaattTGTACACAGGCCCAGAGTCCCTGTCCCAACACAACACTACCCCAATCCTCTGAGGATGGCAGCAGCAAGGCGAGCTCTCAGAAGCTGGCctgggcatagtgggtaaagtgactgcctgcagtgctggcatcccatacaggcaccagtttgagtcctggctgctccacttccgatccagctctctgctatggcctaggaaagcagtagcgaatggccttgggctcctgcatccacgtgggagacctggaagaagctcctggctcctggctttggaccagcccagctcaggccattgtggccatttggggagtaaacccacagatggaagacctctctctctctctgcttctgcctctctgtaactctgcctttcaaataaattaattttaaaaagaaaaaaactgaccTGTGTCCTTATCTTTGAATAGCTTGGGCAGCAcgaacccccacccccagggccaaTGCAACTCACTTCTACCAACCCCAGAGTCCTGGTTGTAGCAAAATCCAGCAATGTCTCATCACTACCCTGGTCCTCAGTTTTCCTCCCAGTCTAAAGTGCATTCTCTTGCCAAACCCAGAGGCCAAAAGCCTTCTCTGGCCCACGTCTTATCACCCCTAACTTTCCAAGTGGACTCAAAACTGCTGTTAGATGAgactagaaattttaaaaattgattgattgattggagaggcagggggtgggggagagagaaattcccatctgctgctccccaagtgcctgcaatggctggagctgggcaggagtAGAAGTTGCGTGCtcacttcaggtctcccacaggaacccagtcacttgagtcattACTGTTGCCTTCCAagtgtctgcattggcaggaagttgaagtcagcagtggcagccagatatggaacccaggcactccatattgggaatatgggatgcaggaatctttttttttttttttttaagatttatttatttatttgcaaggcagagttacagaggcagagagagagagagagagagagaggtcttccattcactggttcactccccaaatagccacaatggtcagagctgcgcccatctgaagccaagagcctggagcttctttcaggtctcccatgtaggtgcaggggcccaagaacttgtcttccactactttctcaggccatagcagagagctggatcagaagtggagcagtcgggactcaaaccggtgcccatatgggatgccggcactgcaggcagtggctttacccgctgtgccacagcaccacccccaacCCAGGGAGTCTTGATAGACCAAACAGACCAAATATGTCTGTTTAATTTTCTGACACATTTCCCTGTACCGATGCCTCTGCTTTTGACCATTTCCTGTCCTTGAAATGACCTTTCACTAAATTCCACCTCAGCGGCtacctcctgggagacccaggggctTCCCCATCTCCTCCTGGAATCCATGCACTCCCCCGTCTGACCCTGCACGCACACTTAGCCCTGGCGGCTCGGGTCCATTGCCTGTGTGTTTCTAGTAGCTGCTCAGTAAAGCTTGGTGGTCAGAACTGGCCGTGAGGCGGAGGGTTTGGGGGTGGCCTCTGATCCTACATACGCGGCTCCcacttcctctgctccctccGCGGGAGCCCCCTGGAAATCTGCAGCGGTGGGTTCGAAGCGGGTCAAGGACGAGCTGTCCTGGGCAGCTCTGAGCCCCGCCACTCTCCCCCCTAGGGCGCAGCAAGGTCTGCTTTGGGGCGGGTGGGCAGCCGTGTGGAGCTAATTGGAGACTACAACCAGAAGTGGTTGGCGAGCTGGGGCCGGGGACCTGCACAGCGAGCCGGAGTCGGACCCGGCCCGCCGAGTCTGCCGAGCCGGTGGCTAAATTTACCCCGGCTGACTCAGCCCTTGCCAGGAATTGGGGGGCGGCGGGAAGAGCCGTCAGGGGGCGGAGCGGGGAGGGTCGCGGCTGGGGGACACCGTGGCGATCCTGGAGTTTCCACCAAAGAACGAGTTCCCCCCTCTCCTAGCGGcggtgggaaagcagcagggaacaGACCAAGCCGAGGCCAAGGAAAGGGAAGCTTAGCTTTattgagcgcctactgtgtgccggGCACCGAGCAAGGCGCTTTACATACATTATCGTAttaaatcctcacaacaaccctgcGAGGTAGGTGATTATTAAATCCCCATTGACAGATGAGGAGAAGGAGGCTCCGGGGGACGAAATGCCCTGGCCAAGGTCACAAGGCCAGTAAatggcagaggtgggggtgggtgtcgGGGTTTCCAGgactggagagaaaaaaaatcctcagcgTCTGAGTCTCCAGCCGGTTGGAGTGATGAGTACAAACAGGAGCCGGAGGCCTGCTCCCGGCCCCGCAGTCTGGAGGTGGCCAGGCAGGGGACAGTAACTAGGGACCCGATTAACTggcagtgctgggctgggggtgtcCGGGATCCGCAACCGGGAAAATTCGCGGCCCGCGCGCGCCTCCTCGTGGCTGCAGCGAGTAGCACACCCCACATCTGCAGGTTGCCTGGAAACTGAGCTGCTCTACTTTGCCCCTGCTTTCAGCAAAGGGCAGAGAGGCAAGTAAATTCTCGGGGTTCCTtccgtggggggtggggggcgagtgGATGCCCTAGGACATTGTGGTAACACTTCGGATCTACCAAGGAAAATTGGGGTGGAGGGAACAGGTGGCCCAAAGCTGGTTCACTGGCTGCTGTCCCTGCCTCTGGGAGCAGTGACAGGGAGTGACAGGGCCAGTGTCCTACCTTGCCTCGGGGAGCCCCCATCTCAACCTGGGAGAGTGGAGTAGGAGCCCTTTTGCCACTTACTCAGCTCTCCTGCAAACCCTGTAGAATCTCTTGTATCGGGACAAAGCAGCCACTGGGGACCCCTCAGACTGTGACTTATCCTTTCCTCTTTCCTGGCTTGTTGATGGGAAGAGGAGATAGAGGCTTTCGTTTGGTCCCCAAAGGTCAGCGATGGGAGGACAGACCTTGGAAATTTCTCATTGTGCATCCCCCCTACCCTGGGAGGCCTGGGAAGTTGGCAGAGTTGGATTGAACAGACAAACCCAAGACGTGCGACACCAACGCAAGCCCTTTTCTGCTTTGCTGGTTGAATCCATTCACTTCCTGCAAGAGCCCTTCTGtgccccaggcccctctgccaCCCTTTCCATCCCTTTCTTCCTGCTGCCCAGAGGTCTGCTCTGCTCAACTGCGCCCCCAGTGCGTGTGCGCCGCCCCGCACACAGCAGGCATGGAACCTCACCCCCACTTCTCCAGAAGCAAACTTGGGAACGGGCATATGCTCCTTCCCTTGCATGTCTATTTCAGGGATGGCAACCGGCATTGTTGGAGgcacacagggaaaaaaaaaaaaaaaaaggcaaaaggcgGCCGCGGGGAAAGAAGGGGAGGATGGGTCGGCAGACTCAAGTCCACAAAGGGACCTTCTCTGCTACTCCCTATCTGCCTGTGGGGTCTCGGCGGGGTCCCTCGCCCCGAAGAGGGCCTCCTCGGTTTGGCTGACGGCACCCAGAAGCTCCCGGAAGCTGTCGCTCATCTCGGTTCTCTTCCCACCTTCCTGGGGTCCAGGGTTCCCAGCCGCAGGCTGGGTCATCTCGTTCCGCCAGGAGGCGCGCGGGGCTTCCGTGTCGCTTCCATCAGAGGAGCCGCTGTGGGCGCTGAGCTCCTCAGCTTCATCCGAGTCCGAGTCCGGGGCGGTGTGGCGGCGGATGCGGGACACGGCTTCCCGCAGGGCCCCCGCGTAGGGCCCCGGGGCCCGCGCCCAGCCCCCGCCCGCTCGCCgcggccccgccgccccgcccgaGCCCCGCGCGCAGCCCGCCCCTGCCGGAGCCGCGGGGCCCAAGGCGGGATGCTCGGGGCGGCCTGACTGCGCGGGGGCGCCCCGCAGGTTCACTTCGCCGACCGGGAGCCCTAAGATTCGGGAGGCGCGCTCCTCCAGGGAGGAGGAGTCGCCCGGCTTCCCGCCCTCggcctcaccctcaccctcactccCCTCGCCCGGCCGGTGTGAAAGGCTCACCAGCTGAGGCCTCGGGACACGGAAGGGCGAGCCCGAAGCACCCTCGCCTTGCTGCGGACCGGGCTTGGGAGGGCTGGGAGCATCCCCCACAACACGCACCATCTCAGAGGGCAGAAGCTGCACCTGCTGCGCTCGAGGGGTCGGAACGTACTGGGACCTTATCACCACGCACGTGGCGTCGATGACAAACACGCCTTCTCCACCAGCGGGGCGCCGGGAACAGCGGGGCAGAGTGTGGGCTCGGCGGGCCGCGGGGCCTGGCCCGTCCCCGTGACCCGGGGACTCCCTCCAGCCGGTGCCTCCGGGAGCCCAGGGTCGGGGGAGGGTCTGGCTCTGCCGGGACGGCTGCTTTTTAGGGGAGAGCATCCAACACCGGGGGAGCCACACctgttctcttcttccttctttcccttccctcgAGCCCTCGAGCTGGTGCCTGGACCTGGGAGCGGGACGCGGGGGGCTGGAGGGCGCAGCTGCAGGCCTCGCAGGAGCTGTCCCGCTGCCCGGGCTCCCAGCCACGGCGGTGGCTTGGAAGCGGCGGTCGCTCCCGCCGTGCAGGCCGGCGGCAGGCAGGACGGGCCCTCTCTCTGCGGCGCCTTTGCCAGACGCCGGCCTTGCTCGGACAGCTCCGCAGCCTGGAGATCCCCCGAGCAGACCCCGGCCCTGCCGGAGACCCCAGGCCCCGAGGACGTCCCGGTAAATCCGAGGATCCAGCCTCTTCCTGgcgctccctccctctgtcctggcCGGGGTCGGAGCTGGGGCAGACGCGGCCGACGCCTGAGAGCGCTCCGGGCTTCGCTTCGTCCCTAAGGTCCTATGGGGACCCTCATAGGAAGGTGGAGCCACGTAGGGCGGCGGCCGGTCCCAGCGGCGTCGTGGGGCCGTCGCGGCGGCGCCTCTCAGTAGCAGGTGAGCCTCGTAGCTAGGGGGTCCTGGCCGCCGAcccccccagggccccgcccacGCCGCCCCTGTTTCGCTGTGCGGTGGAGCAGACGGGCGGGCCGCTCTGCCCGCCGGCCCCAGGCGCTCCCGCCTTGAGGGACCCGAGAGGCCCGCAGGCTGGACGGCCCGAGGGGCGTTCCGGGGCTCGGGGCGGGGTTGGCCCGGGGGGCTCCGTCGGGCCCCGCCAGCCTTGCGCCTCTTTCGCTCGGTCTCCTTGGCCTCCCGCTCTTGCGACGCcgctttccttttctcttgctcCCGCGCTCGGACCTCGGCCGGGGGCCCCGCCCGCCAGTTGGTGGCTTCCTGCAGCACCCTGGAAGCCCAGGGCCGGCGGGGCGACGGCTCGGGGGATCCGGGGCGCGGCCTACACCTGGGACAATGAGCGGGAAGCCAGGTGAGCAGTTTGTGCGGGAAGCGAGCCGAGG
The window above is part of the Oryctolagus cuniculus chromosome 11, mOryCun1.1, whole genome shotgun sequence genome. Proteins encoded here:
- the DDN gene encoding dendrin, which translates into the protein MLEGPLFCEGRDSPRELRRADSGSCLWLQRSKLFVMEVKTISCHYSRQVPSRQPMDLQASHWARGPRSRTCRPRPGSPEPSPRRPWASRVLQEATNWRAGPPAEVRAREQEKRKAASQEREAKETERKRRKAGGARRSPPGQPRPEPRNAPRAVQPAGLSGPSRRERLGPAGRAARPSAPPHSETGAAWAGPWGGRRPGPPSYEAHLLLRGAAATAPRRRWDRPPPYVAPPSYEGPHRTLGTKRSPERSQASAASAPAPTPARTEGGSARKRLDPRIYRDVLGAWGLRQGRGLLGGSPGCGAVRARPASGKGAAERGPVLPAAGLHGGSDRRFQATAVAGSPGSGTAPARPAAAPSSPPRPAPRSRHQLEGSREGKEGRREQVWLPRCWMLSPKKQPSRQSQTLPRPWAPGGTGWRESPGHGDGPGPAARRAHTLPRCSRRPAGGEGVFVIDATCVVIRSQYVPTPRAQQVQLLPSEMVRVVGDAPSPPKPGPQQGEGASGSPFRVPRPQLVSLSHRPGEGSEGEGEAEGGKPGDSSSLEERASRILGLPVGEVNLRGAPAQSGRPEHPALGPAAPAGAGCARGSGGAAGPRRAGGGWARAPGPYAGALREAVSRIRRHTAPDSDSDEAEELSAHSGSSDGSDTEAPRASWRNEMTQPAAGNPGPQEGGKRTEMSDSFRELLGAVSQTEEALFGARDPAETPQADRE